Within Acinetobacter sp. LoGeW2-3, the genomic segment GTGGAAACGTACAGTACCCTTGTTACGAACTTGTACGCTGTTAGCAGCAGAAGTTCGGCTCGCAGCACCACCCACGTGGAACGTACGCATGGTTAACTGTGTACCTGGCTCACCAATTGATTGAGCAGCCATTACACCCACAGATTCACCAGGGTTCACTTGATGACCACGTGCCAAGTCACGACCGTAACATTTCGCACATACACCGAAAGTAGAAGCACAGTTTACAACTGAACGTACTTTGATTTCGTCAATACCAGCGTTTTCAATAAATGTTGCAAGTTTCTCGTCAATCAGTGTGTTACGTGGAAGAAGAACTTCTTCTGTACCCACTTTCTTAACGTCTTCAGCAACCACACGACCCAGTACTCGAGTACCCAGGTTCTCGATCACATCACCGCCTTGAATGAACGGAGTCATGACAAGACCGTCATAAGTACCACAATCTGGCTCAGTAATTACCAAGTCTTGCGCAACGTCTACCAGACGACGAGTCAGGTAACCAGAGTTCGCAGTTTTCAATGCAGTATCGGCCAAACCTTTACGCGCACCGTGTGTTGAAATGAAGTACTGAAGTACTGTCAAACCTTCACGGAAGTTCGCTTTAATAGGCGTTTCAATGATCGAACCATCCGGTTTCGCCATCAGACCACGCATACCAGCCAACTGACGAATCTGAGCTGCAGAACCACGGGCACCAGAGTCAGACATCATGTAGATACTGTTGAATGATTTTTGCTTCTCGTCTTCGCCCTGTTTGTTTTTCACAGTTACGAATGACAAGTTGTCCATCATCGCTTTCGCTACCTGGTCGTTAGTACGTGCCCAGATATCGACAACTTTGTTATAACGTTCACCGGCAGTTACGAAACCTTGTTCGAACTGTTGTTCGATTTCACGAACTTCAGCTTCTGCCTTACCGATAATCACCTGTTTGTTTGGTGGAATCAGCATGTCTTCCATACCAACAGATACACCTGAGCGAGTCGCTTGACGGAAGCCTAGGTACATCAACTGGTCAGCGAAGATAACAGTATCTTTTAGACCCAGTTTACGGTAGCAAGAGTTGATTAACTTAGAGATGTTCTTTTTAGTCATCTCAACGTTAATTTGCTGGAAGTCCATACCTTCAGGAACAACTTCCCAAAGCAGACAGCGACCAGGCGTTGTATCAACAATGATTGTTTCTTGACGACGGTTGCCATCTTCATCAATCACAGTTTGGTGTACACGTGCTTTAACGCGAGCGTGTAGATCAACCTGACCAGTAGCAAGTGCACGGTTTACTTCGTGAGTATCCGCGAACACCATGCCTTCACCTTTGGCATTGATTGCATCACGCGTGATGTAATACAAGCCCAAGACAACGTCCTGAGACGGTACGATGATTGGCTCACCGTTCGCTGGAGACAAGATGTTGTTAGTTGACATCATTAACGCACGAGCTTCTAACTGAGCTTCAAGTGTTAATGGAACGTGTACCGCCATTTGGTCACCATCGAAGTCGGCGTTGAACGCAGCACATACGAGTGGGTGAAGACGGATCGCTTTACCTTCAATCAGAATAGGTTCAAATGCTTGAAGACCTAGACGGTGAAGTGTCGGCGCACGGTTCAACATCACTGGATGTTGACGGATGACTGATGCAAGAACGTCCCAAACTTCTGGAGTTTCACGCTCAACCATTTTCTTCGCAGCTTTAATGGTTGTTGCTTGGCCAGACGCTTGTAGTTTCGCGAAAATGAATGGTTTGAACAGTTCAAGTGCCATTTTTTTCGGAAGACCACATTGGTGCAAACGAAGATTTGGACCTACAGTAATTACCGAACGACCAGAGTAATCGACACGTTTACCCAACAAGTTCTGACGGAAACGACCTTGTTTACCTTTGATCATATCTGCCAAAGATTTAAGAGGACGTTTGTTAGAACCCGTGATGGCACGACCACGACGCCCGTTATCTAGCAATGCATCAACAGACTCTTGCAACATACGTTTTTCGTTACGTACGATGATGTCTGGCGCTGCAAGGTCAAGAAGACGTTTCAAACGGTTGTTACGGTTGATCACACGACGGTAAAGATCGTTCAGGTCAGAAGTCGCGAAACGACCACCTTCAAGAGGAACCAACGGACGAAGATCTGGTGGAAGTACTGGAAGTACATTCATCACCATCCATTCTGGCTTGTTGTTTGACTCTTTGAACGCTTCCATCAACTTCAAACGTTTAGACGCTTTTTTCAGCTTCGTTTCTGAAGTTGTGTTAGGAATTTCTTCACGAAGACGAGAAATCTCAGCTTCAAGATCGATGTCTTTCAACAAGTCTTGAACTGCTTCTGCACCCATTTTCGCTGTGAATTCGTCACCGTGTTCTTCTAACGCATTGAAGTACTCTTCATCGTTAAGAAGCTGGTATTTCTCAAACGGAGTCATACCTGGATCAGTTACAACGTAAGATTCGAAATACAGTACGCGTTCGATATCACGTAGCGTCATGTCTAGAAGAAGACCGATACGGCTAGGAAGTGATTTCAAGAACCAGATGTGGGCAACTGGAGACGCAAGCTCGATGTGACCCATACGCTCACGACGAACTTTCGCAGTTGTTACTTCAACGCCACATTTTTCACAAATGACGCCTTTGTATTTCATACGCTTGTATTTACCACACAAGCATTCGTAATCTTTTACTGGACCAAAAATTTTGGCACAGAATAGACCATCACGTTCAGGCTTGAACGTACGGTAGTTGATTGTCTCTGGCTTTTTAACTTCACCGTGAGACCATGACTTAATCATTTCTGGTGACGCAAGACCAATACGGATGCGATCAAACTCTACAGGAGCATGACCGTCTGAATCCGTCTTTTTGCGCATGATATCGAGCAAGTCTTTCAATTTTTTTCTCCGTGTGTTGTGGAGATTTTCACTTCACAACTGGGTCACAAATATTGTTTTTTACTGAAACCTGGGAATCTCCCCTAACCCCTCTTTAAAAAAGAGGGGAATTTCCCCTTTATAAAAGGGGGTCAGGGGATTAATTAGTCACCATTTTTCAGTTCAATGTTGATACCTAAAGAACGGATCTCTTTGGTCAATACGTTGAACGATTCAGGCATACCTGGGTCCATGTAATGGTTACCATCTACAATGTTCTTATAGATACGGGTACGGCCTTCAACGTCATCCGATTTCACAGTAAGCATTTCTTGGAGTGTATATGCTGCACCGTATGCTTCCAGTGCCCATACTTCCATCTCACCGAAACGCTGACCACCGAATTGTGCTTTACCACCAAGCGGCTGTTGCGTTACTAGAGAGTAAGAACCAGTAGAACGCGCATGCATCTTGTCGTCAACCAAGTGGTTCAGTTTCAGCATGTACATGTAACCTACAGTTACCGGACGGTCGAAACGTTCACCAGTACGGCCATCGTACAATACTGTTTGACCAGTACGTGAAATGCCACCAAGTTCTAGCAATTCTTTGATTTGTGATTCTTCAGCACCGTCAAATACTGGAGTAGCTAAAGGAACACCTTTACGCAAGTTACCAGACAATGCCAAGATTTCATCATCAGTTAAGCTATCAAGATCTTCTTGCTCGCCACCAACTTTGTTATAAATCTTGTCTAAGAAGTCACGAAGCTCAAGTACTGTACGTTGCTCTTGAAGCATCTTGTCGATTTTGTCGCCAAGACCTTTCGCAGCCATACCCAAGTGAGTTTCCAGAATCTGACCCACGTTCATACGTGATGGTACACCTAGAGGGTTAAGTACCACGTCAACTGGGACACCATTGGCATCGTGCGGCATGTCTTCTACCGGTAAGATGTTAGATACAACACCCTTGTTACCGTGACGACCCGCCATCTTATCACCAGGCTGGATACGACGTTTCACTGCAAGGTAAACCTTAACAACTTTCAGAACGCCAGTAGTCAGTTCATCACCTGTAGAAAGCTTACGTTTCTTCTCAGCAAATTTCTCATCAATCTCTTGGCTCTTCTCTTTCAAGAATACCTGGATTGAAGTTAAACGCTCAGCGATCGCTTCGTCTACTGGTTGGATGTCTAACAGGTCAACAAGCTCTAAACCAGACAGAACGTCTTCAGACAGTTTGTCACCGCGTTTAGTTGTACCACCACCGTTAGATTCTTGACCTTTCAACAGGCGAACAATACGTTCACGTGCTGCTTCTTCGAAGATTTTGTATTCTTCTTTTAAGTCTTTACGGTATGCATCAAGCTGAGCTTTTTCAATTGCTTGAGCACGTTCGTCTTTTTCAAGACCGTCACGTGTAAACACTTGAACGTCGATCACAGTACCTTTAGTACCAGATGGAACACGTAAAGAAGAGTCTTTCACGTCAGCTGCTTTTTCACCGAAGATTGCACGTAGCAATTTTTCTTCCGGAGTCAGCTGCGTTTCACCTTTAGGTGTTACTTTACCTACCAGGATGTCGCCAGCTGTTACTTCAGCACCGATGTAAACAATACCTGACTCGTCCAGTTTAGAAAGTGCTGCTTCACCCACGTTCGGGATATCGGCAGTAATTTCTTCAGCACCCAGTTTAGTATCACGCGCTACACATGAAAGTTCCTGAATGTGAATAGACGTTAAACGGTCTTCTTGAAGAACACGCTCAGATAACAAGATCGAGTCTTCGTAGTTGTAACCGTTCCAGGTCATGAACGCTACGCGCATGTTTTGACCAAGAGCCAATTCACCGCCATCAGTTGATGGACCATCAGCCAGAACGTCACCACGACCTACTTTATCGCCCATGTTCACAAGAACTTTCTGGTTGATACAAGTATTTTGGTTAGAACGTGTGTATTTGATCAGGTTATAGATATCTACGCCTGCTTCGCCCGCAACCATTTCGTCTTCGTTGACACGAATAACAACACGAGAAGCGTCTACATATTCAATACGACCACCACGTTTCGCAATCACACACACACCAGAGTCATG encodes:
- the rpoC gene encoding DNA-directed RNA polymerase subunit beta' → MKDLLDIMRKKTDSDGHAPVEFDRIRIGLASPEMIKSWSHGEVKKPETINYRTFKPERDGLFCAKIFGPVKDYECLCGKYKRMKYKGVICEKCGVEVTTAKVRRERMGHIELASPVAHIWFLKSLPSRIGLLLDMTLRDIERVLYFESYVVTDPGMTPFEKYQLLNDEEYFNALEEHGDEFTAKMGAEAVQDLLKDIDLEAEISRLREEIPNTTSETKLKKASKRLKLMEAFKESNNKPEWMVMNVLPVLPPDLRPLVPLEGGRFATSDLNDLYRRVINRNNRLKRLLDLAAPDIIVRNEKRMLQESVDALLDNGRRGRAITGSNKRPLKSLADMIKGKQGRFRQNLLGKRVDYSGRSVITVGPNLRLHQCGLPKKMALELFKPFIFAKLQASGQATTIKAAKKMVERETPEVWDVLASVIRQHPVMLNRAPTLHRLGLQAFEPILIEGKAIRLHPLVCAAFNADFDGDQMAVHVPLTLEAQLEARALMMSTNNILSPANGEPIIVPSQDVVLGLYYITRDAINAKGEGMVFADTHEVNRALATGQVDLHARVKARVHQTVIDEDGNRRQETIIVDTTPGRCLLWEVVPEGMDFQQINVEMTKKNISKLINSCYRKLGLKDTVIFADQLMYLGFRQATRSGVSVGMEDMLIPPNKQVIIGKAEAEVREIEQQFEQGFVTAGERYNKVVDIWARTNDQVAKAMMDNLSFVTVKNKQGEDEKQKSFNSIYMMSDSGARGSAAQIRQLAGMRGLMAKPDGSIIETPIKANFREGLTVLQYFISTHGARKGLADTALKTANSGYLTRRLVDVAQDLVITEPDCGTYDGLVMTPFIQGGDVIENLGTRVLGRVVAEDVKKVGTEEVLLPRNTLIDEKLATFIENAGIDEIKVRSVVNCASTFGVCAKCYGRDLARGHQVNPGESVGVMAAQSIGEPGTQLTMRTFHVGGAASRTSAANSVQVRNKGTVRFHNVKTVQHAKGHLVSTSRSGEIGIADDLGRERERYKIPYGASILLKDGEAVEAGGIVATWDPHTHPLVTEVAGKVRFSQIADGVTATSKTDDATGMTTVEILPVTARPASGKDLRPAVVLDTVDGGEQFYFLPQNTILSVRDGETIGVGDVIGRVPQESSRTRDITGGLPRVADLFEARKPKEHAILAEVSGIVSFGKETKGKNRLVITPDDGSEIYEELIPKWRTINVFEGEHVNRGETISDGPQNPHDILRLKGEVALTNYIVNEVQDVYRLQGVKINDKHIEVIVRQMLRKVEITDGGDSSFIKGEQVDYIRVAQENQALLAQNKFPAKFERQLMGITKASLSTDSFISAASFQETTRVLTEAAVTGKEDDLRGLKENVVVGRLIPAGTGLAYHLERRRQEAEAAEFELHNDFSDVDQALSQAFNDEFNGL